A region of Chloracidobacterium sp. DNA encodes the following proteins:
- a CDS encoding nucleotidyltransferase family protein, with the protein MNSGILQEKRTEILKIAKSHGAFNVRVFGSFSRGDADENSDFDILVDLEKGRSLIDMGGLLMELQRLLGRPVDVVTERGLRPRIRERILRDARSI; encoded by the coding sequence ATGAACTCTGGAATACTTCAAGAAAAGCGAACGGAAATACTAAAAATAGCTAAGAGTCACGGCGCGTTTAACGTTCGTGTTTTTGGGTCTTTTTCTCGAGGAGATGCCGACGAAAACAGCGATTTCGATATTTTAGTGGATCTTGAAAAAGGACGAAGCTTAATTGATATGGGCGGGCTTTTGATGGAACTCCAACGGCTGCTCGGTCGGCCCGTAGATGTCGTTACGGAACGCGGCCTGCGTCCTCGCATCCGCGAGCGCATACTACGCGACGCTCGATCAATATGA
- a CDS encoding DUF86 domain-containing protein, whose translation MRDDKERLRDILEAIERIEKYTAQGRSVFDEDELIQTWVLHHLQIIGEAVRWLSADTTTTAHEIEWEKIVGMRNILVHNYFGIDTEIVWAVVENDLLNLKTRIRAFLENN comes from the coding sequence ATGAGAGATGATAAAGAGCGTCTTCGCGACATTCTCGAAGCTATCGAACGCATAGAAAAATACACTGCTCAAGGTCGCTCGGTGTTTGATGAAGATGAACTTATACAGACATGGGTTTTGCATCACCTGCAGATCATTGGCGAAGCCGTCAGATGGTTATCCGCAGATACAACAACTACTGCACACGAAATAGAATGGGAAAAAATTGTAGGCATGAGGAACATCCTCGTTCATAACTATTTTGGCATCGATACAGAGATCGTCTGGGCCGTTGTCGAAAACGATCTACTAAATCTGAAAACGAGGATCAGAGCATTTCTTGAGAACAATTGA